The nucleotide sequence CGCGCGTCTGCGAGCCCGCGGCGAGCAGCAACCGCCCGCCCGTGCCGAAAATCGCGCCGCCCGTGCCGTCGGCGTCGGTTGCGGCGATCACGCCGCGCTGCGCGACGAGGGCGTCCCCGCCGCCGACCAGCCACACCTCGCCGTTGCGCCCGGCCACACCGGTGGCGCGGACCAGGCCCTCCTGGTTGATGGCCAGCGCCGAGGGATTGTTGCCGGCCGCCTGCAGCCGCACCTGCGCGGCCGCGATGGCGGCCGCGGGCGTGTTGGCCACCGTGCCCTCGGCGGAGCCGGCGCGGATCAGGGCCGGGGAATCCGCCGTCGCCAGCAGGACCTCCGTCCCGCCCACGAGTTGCACCGTCCCGCCGGGGGCGGACAACGTGCCGCGATTCTCGACGTGCCTCGCGATGAAGAGGACCGGGCCGCCCACGGCGTTGACGGTGCCTTGATTGACGATCGCGGCATCGGTGCCGGCGGTGAATGCCAGCGGCATGCCGCGCAAAAAATCCGCGTTGTCCAGCCGGCTGGTCGCCGCGATAAAGCCGGCCGTGTCCACGCGGCCGTTCGGCCCGATCAGCACGCCGTGGGGGTTGAGCAGGTAGACCTGGCCGTTGGCGCGCAGCGTGCCAAGCAGCACCGAGGCCTCGGGGCCGGTCACCCGGTTCAACACGGCGGCCAGCGCGCCGGGCTGGGCGAAGTCCACCGTCGTCCCGGCCGGGATCGAAAACGAACCCCAGTCGATGACCATCCGGTCGCTGGCCTGCGTAATCCGGGTCAGGTTGCCCGCGGCGCTGATCTCGCCGGCGCCGGCCGCGATGCGCCCGTCGGTCGGCTGCGCCCGCAGTGCGGCCGGAGCCAGGATCGCCGACAGCAGGAGGGAACGGAGTCGTTTCACGGGGTGGAGCTCAGAAGTTCAGCACGGCGGAGACATGCCCGCGCGAGGAGCGACCCACGCCGGGAGCGGGCGGTCGCAGCTGCCAGCCGTAGGTGAAGGCCACCTGCAGGTGGCGGGAAAATTCATAGTTCACGCCGAGGCCGATGGATTCCAGCTGGCGCTGCTCCCGCAGGCCCTGCGCCGCCTCCACCGGCGTGCGGTCCGTGAGCCAGACCCGGCCCAGATTGTAGCTGGCCGAGAAACGGACCGCATCCGCCGAAGCTTGCTCCTGCCGGCGAAAAACATGCCAGACCGGCGTCTGTAGCTTGGCCTGCGCCCAGACCGCGCTGTCGCCGAGCACGGTGGCCTCACTGTAGCCCGGCATCGTGTTGGCGCCCCCGAGGGCGAACTCGCTCGAGGGCGGGAGCCGGTCGCCGGTGAGGCGCGCGCTGGCGGCGAGACTGAGGGCATACGCGCGCGGCAAGGCCACGCGATGGCTGGCCCCGAGGTCGAGGTAGGCGTAGCGCGCCCCGATACGCGAACGTCCGCCCGCCGACAGGTCGGCGCTGGCGTTGCGCGGGCCGATCCCGCCCGGGCTGAGATAGACCGCGGCCTTGAGCGTTGACTCGCCCGCCGGGCCGGGACGGCGGGCGGCGATCTCGGCCAGGAATTCGTGGGTCTGGTACGCACTCGAAAACACGCTGGTGCCGCCGAAGAGGATGTCGTTGTCGCTGCTCCGGATCTCGTACCCCGCGGCCCAGTCGATCTCCCAGAGGCGCGTGCGCGGCAGCTCGCCCGCATAACGCAAGCCGAGCCGCCAGGAGCGGCCCGCGCTGTCGAAGGTCGGGCCGTCCACGTTCGGCTCCGCGAAGGCAGCGTTGACCGTGACCAGGTGCCGCCAGCGCAGCGGCACGGTGTAGTCGGCCGCGATGCCTCGGTATTCCGCGGCATCCCGGCCCTGGGTGTAAAGGAGGTTGAGCTGGTGCTCCGCGCCCCAAAGGTTGCCCGCGCGCACGCCGGCAAACCAGCGGTCACGACCCAGCGCCGCGACGTTCTCGTTGTCGTAGCCGGCGAAGGCCTGCCACGGCCGCCGCTCCGTCACGCGCAGCACGACGTCGGTGGTCCCGAGGTCCCGACCGCGCTCGTAGACCAAGTCGACGCGCCGGAACGGATTCTTGTTCAACCAGTCGAGGTCGCTGAACAGCGTGCCGGCGTACAGCGGTTCCCCGGGCTGCGTGCGCAGTGCGGCCTGGATGCGCTCCGCGGAAAAATACCGCGCGCCCTCGACCTTCACGGTGCCGAGGTGCGCCTCGAGGATGATGACCTGCACGGTACCGGTGCTGATGTTCTGTTCGGGCACGGCGGCGTCGGCCAGCGGCCTACCGGCGCGTCGGTAGGCCAGCACGACCTCCGCCGTCAGCTCGTGCAGCAGAGCCAACGTGATGGGCTGGCCGAGCAGCGCGGTCGCTTTGGTCTGGAACGCGGCATCCGCCGCGACCACGGGGGCGGCCGCGAGATCCAGGCCCGGCGTCTCCACCCCGGCCGGCACGAAGTCCTGCAGCGCCTGCCGCAACACCACGCCGCGCAGGGGCATTTCGGTCGCAACATCAGGCTGCGCCCCGGCGCCCAATGCGGCGATCAGGCCGGCGCCGGCGGCAAGCCAGCGCCGGAGCCCGGCCCACGGCGGCAGGCCCGGCGGGCGGGTGTTGGAGGCGGCATTCATGGGACGCGGGGGATCTTCGCGGTCGCCGGGTCGTTCTCGTAATGGGGCGACATGATCTGCACGCCCGCGGCGTGGAAACGGTTTTGGATGGCCTCGTGCAACACGGAGAAGGTCCGGCTGCGCTGCGTCGGGTCCACGGCCGCGAAGACCAGCTCATACCGCACATAGAAGTCCTCGAGGGCCGCCTGCCGCACCCAGGGGGCCGGATCGGGCCGGATCGCCGGCACATCGCGCGCCGCCGCCAGCAGGAGGTCGCGCACCTGCGTCCAGGGCGCATCGTAGCCGATGGTGACCGTGGTGAAAAAACAGGCGGGCGCGCCGGGCTGGCCGCGGGAGAAATTCCTGATCTCCTGCGCGAGCGTGCTGTTCGGCAGTGTGATCACCACCCCGTCCCCCGTGCGCAGCGTGCAGGAAAACAGGCCGATCCGCTCCACCGTGCCGTCGCCCTGCGGGGTCTGGACAAAGTCGCCCGGACGGACCGCGCGCGTGTAGATCAGCACCAGCCCGTTCACCAGCTGGCCGACCAGGTTGGTGGATCCCAGCGAGACCATCAGGCCGGCGAGAATGGTGACCCCCTTGAAGGCCGCCGTTTCGCTGCCCGGGATGTAGGGATACGCGATGATCACGGCTGCCACCCACAGCCCGACGCCCGCCAGACGGCGGGTCACCTCCGCGGTCACGGCGTCGAAGCGCTCGCTGGCGATCTCGCCGTCCTCGATCGAACGGAAATAGTTGTTCAACACATCGTGGACCACGCGCGTGAGGAAATAAAGGATGGCCACGACCCCGAGGCCGGGGAGCGCAGTCACCACCTTGCCGGCGATCAGGCGCAGCTCGCCCAATACGCCTTGGATCAGATGGTCGCCCCAGGCTCGGGTGCCATCAAAGAGCTCGAGCACGAACGCCACCCACAGGAAAACCCCGACCATCACCAGGGCGAGGCTCAGCAGCCGCACCAGGATGCGGGCGTTCAACCGGATCTGCCGCACGCCCAGCAACCGCAGCCGGTGCGAACCGATCTCCCGCGTCCAATCCAGGGCGCGTCGTTCGATCCAGGCCAGCAACCGGCGCCGCCCGGACCAAACCAGGGCGATCCCCAGCACCAGCAGCGCGGTCGCGACCACCAGCCAGGCGATCAGGCTGAACAGGCCGCCGGGGATGGTGAGGACCGCCACGCAGGAGTCGAAGGGAAGGACAAGGGTGTGCATGAGGTCGGGTCGCGATTTTCCGGGGACTAAGACAGCACGCGCGGAAAAATCTGCAAGCTCGCACCGGAGAACCGGAGTGAGCGGCGGTTTGACAGGCCGGCCCGGCGTCCTTGTGCTGCCGCGGTGCACACCTTCCCTGGATCCGGGGGCACCCGGGCGGTCACGGGCCGTTCGCCGGCGGCGCTGGCTTGGAGCCTCAC is from Lacunisphaera limnophila and encodes:
- a CDS encoding ShlB/FhaC/HecB family hemolysin secretion/activation protein; this encodes MNAASNTRPPGLPPWAGLRRWLAAGAGLIAALGAGAQPDVATEMPLRGVVLRQALQDFVPAGVETPGLDLAAAPVVAADAAFQTKATALLGQPITLALLHELTAEVVLAYRRAGRPLADAAVPEQNISTGTVQVIILEAHLGTVKVEGARYFSAERIQAALRTQPGEPLYAGTLFSDLDWLNKNPFRRVDLVYERGRDLGTTDVVLRVTERRPWQAFAGYDNENVAALGRDRWFAGVRAGNLWGAEHQLNLLYTQGRDAAEYRGIAADYTVPLRWRHLVTVNAAFAEPNVDGPTFDSAGRSWRLGLRYAGELPRTRLWEIDWAAGYEIRSSDNDILFGGTSVFSSAYQTHEFLAEIAARRPGPAGESTLKAAVYLSPGGIGPRNASADLSAGGRSRIGARYAYLDLGASHRVALPRAYALSLAASARLTGDRLPPSSEFALGGANTMPGYSEATVLGDSAVWAQAKLQTPVWHVFRRQEQASADAVRFSASYNLGRVWLTDRTPVEAAQGLREQRQLESIGLGVNYEFSRHLQVAFTYGWQLRPPAPGVGRSSRGHVSAVLNF
- a CDS encoding mechanosensitive ion channel family protein — encoded protein: MHTLVLPFDSCVAVLTIPGGLFSLIAWLVVATALLVLGIALVWSGRRRLLAWIERRALDWTREIGSHRLRLLGVRQIRLNARILVRLLSLALVMVGVFLWVAFVLELFDGTRAWGDHLIQGVLGELRLIAGKVVTALPGLGVVAILYFLTRVVHDVLNNYFRSIEDGEIASERFDAVTAEVTRRLAGVGLWVAAVIIAYPYIPGSETAAFKGVTILAGLMVSLGSTNLVGQLVNGLVLIYTRAVRPGDFVQTPQGDGTVERIGLFSCTLRTGDGVVITLPNSTLAQEIRNFSRGQPGAPACFFTTVTIGYDAPWTQVRDLLLAAARDVPAIRPDPAPWVRQAALEDFYVRYELVFAAVDPTQRSRTFSVLHEAIQNRFHAAGVQIMSPHYENDPATAKIPRVP